From the Streptococcus oralis ATCC 35037 genome, one window contains:
- the hrcA gene encoding heat-inducible transcriptional repressor HrcA, which produces MVTERQQDILNLIIDIFTKTHEPVGSKALQESINSSSATIRNDMAALEKQGLLEKAHTSSGRMPSVAGFQYYVKHSLAFDRLAENEVYEIVKAFDQEFFKLEDILQEAANLLTELSGCTVVALDVEPSRQRLTAFDIVVLGQHTALAVFTLDESRTVTSQFLIPRNFLQEDLLKLKSIIQERFLGHTVLDIHYKIRTEIPQIIQRYFTTTDNVMDLFEHIFREMFNENIVVAGKVNLLNFANLAAYQFFDQPQKVALEIRESLHEDQMQNVRVADSQESCLADLAVISSKFLIPYRGFGILAIIGPVNLDYQQLVNQVNVVNRVLTMKLTDFYRYLSSNHYEVH; this is translated from the coding sequence ATGGTTACAGAGCGTCAGCAGGATATTTTAAATCTGATTATTGACATCTTTACCAAAACGCACGAACCTGTCGGATCCAAGGCGCTACAAGAGTCTATCAATTCTAGTAGTGCTACCATTCGTAATGACATGGCAGCTCTAGAGAAGCAGGGTTTGCTTGAGAAGGCTCATACCTCAAGCGGTCGGATGCCAAGTGTCGCGGGATTTCAGTACTATGTGAAACACTCGCTTGCTTTTGACAGACTGGCTGAAAATGAGGTATACGAGATTGTCAAAGCCTTTGATCAGGAGTTCTTCAAACTGGAGGATATTCTGCAAGAGGCTGCTAATCTACTGACAGAACTGAGTGGCTGTACGGTAGTGGCTCTGGATGTTGAGCCGAGCAGGCAACGGTTGACAGCCTTTGATATCGTTGTTTTGGGACAACATACAGCCTTGGCAGTATTTACCCTAGACGAGTCCCGAACGGTTACCAGTCAATTTCTGATTCCAAGGAACTTCTTGCAGGAAGATTTGCTGAAACTGAAGAGCATCATTCAGGAACGTTTCCTCGGTCATACCGTTCTAGATATTCACTACAAGATTCGGACGGAGATTCCACAGATTATCCAGCGTTACTTTACGACAACGGACAATGTCATGGATCTCTTTGAACATATCTTTAGGGAAATGTTCAACGAAAATATTGTGGTAGCGGGAAAAGTCAATCTCTTAAATTTTGCCAATCTAGCAGCCTATCAGTTCTTTGACCAACCGCAAAAGGTGGCCCTAGAGATTCGTGAAAGTCTGCATGAAGATCAGATGCAAAATGTCCGTGTTGCGGACAGTCAAGAGTCTTGTCTAGCTGACCTAGCAGTGATTAGCAGTAAATTCCTCATCCCTTATCGTGGTTTTGGAATTCTAGCGATTATCGGTCCGGTCAATCTGGACTACCAGCAATTGGTCAATCAAGTCAATGTTGTCAATCGTGTTTTGACCATGAAGTTGACAGATTTTTACCGCTACCTCAGCAGTAATCATTACGAAGTACATTAA
- a CDS encoding PadR family transcriptional regulator: MELTDKIRRVYLPMTETGFYILFCLQKENHGYGITQKVKEMTDSQVLISPGTMYGTLSKMENDGLISFIREEEKRKIYQITDLGRKVLDIELKRIERLYRNSREEG; the protein is encoded by the coding sequence ATGGAATTAACAGATAAGATCAGGCGTGTTTACCTTCCCATGACTGAAACGGGGTTTTATATCTTGTTTTGTCTACAGAAGGAGAACCATGGATATGGTATCACACAAAAGGTCAAGGAGATGACAGATTCGCAAGTTTTGATTAGTCCAGGGACTATGTATGGAACCTTGTCAAAGATGGAAAATGATGGCTTGATTTCCTTTATCCGGGAAGAGGAAAAACGTAAAATCTATCAGATAACAGACTTGGGACGAAAAGTCTTAGATATTGAATTGAAACGTATTGAACGGCTCTATAGAAATAGTCGGGAGGAAGGATGA
- a CDS encoding DUF2812 domain-containing protein, protein MNSEVQFRIFTIVDLDKEEEYLHEMHLKGWRYRTNRFGFFYFEQCQPDDVIYHIYDSRFFKKYKHELQDFRNRGWELIETDFCLILRKPTSDILSEDQVYMSKGLRWEVMRSRLRSCIATFSGGLVVFMSLYRENLSQSFFIIFVLYACLISYLIYGFFRLKRKYQVDEK, encoded by the coding sequence ATGAATAGTGAAGTACAATTTCGGATTTTTACAATAGTTGATTTGGACAAGGAAGAAGAATATTTACATGAGATGCACTTGAAAGGTTGGAGATATAGAACTAATCGTTTTGGCTTTTTCTATTTTGAACAATGCCAACCAGATGATGTCATCTATCATATCTATGACTCTAGATTTTTTAAAAAGTATAAGCATGAACTACAAGATTTTAGAAATAGAGGTTGGGAATTGATAGAAACAGATTTTTGTTTAATTCTTCGTAAACCAACTTCTGATATACTTTCAGAGGATCAAGTCTATATGAGTAAGGGTCTCAGATGGGAAGTTATGCGGTCTAGACTTCGTTCCTGTATAGCCACTTTTTCAGGTGGTCTTGTTGTTTTCATGAGTTTGTATCGAGAAAATTTGTCTCAGTCTTTCTTTATTATTTTCGTTTTATACGCTTGCTTGATTTCTTATCTAATCTATGGTTTTTTCAGACTTAAAAGGAAATACCAAGTAGATGAGAAGTGA
- a CDS encoding DUF2812 domain-containing protein: MEKKNVYRIFTIADYEREALYFREMHAKGWKLRKVSYSILLFVVKYTFEKCQPEQVSYQLDFYPMKTSEKTSYLQLFKDCGWEHITDFNGFSYFRKAHSEIESDAEFEIYNDATGKLDMVHRILRLRLLPVLFFLSMLIPLFLKLLSERDVFSGLVFLLTIIDCVLLLALVVQISYIFWKLFQKWKELSDK; encoded by the coding sequence ATGGAAAAGAAAAATGTTTATCGAATTTTTACAATTGCGGATTATGAGAGGGAGGCTCTATACTTTAGAGAAATGCATGCCAAGGGCTGGAAGCTTAGGAAAGTAAGCTATTCTATCTTATTGTTTGTGGTTAAGTATACCTTTGAAAAGTGTCAGCCGGAACAAGTATCTTATCAGTTGGATTTTTATCCAATGAAAACATCAGAGAAAACCTCTTATTTGCAACTGTTTAAAGACTGTGGCTGGGAGCATATTACAGACTTTAATGGTTTTTCTTATTTTAGAAAAGCACATTCTGAAATTGAATCGGATGCAGAGTTTGAAATTTATAATGATGCTACTGGGAAGTTAGATATGGTTCATCGGATTTTAAGACTGCGGTTGCTTCCTGTTTTGTTTTTCTTGTCAATGTTGATTCCGTTGTTCTTAAAGTTGCTCAGTGAAAGAGACGTTTTTAGTGGGCTAGTGTTTTTGCTTACTATCATAGATTGTGTTTTATTGTTGGCTCTTGTGGTTCAGATTTCTTATATTTTTTGGAAATTGTTTCAAAAATGGAAAGAATTATCTGATAAATGA
- the dnaK gene encoding molecular chaperone DnaK, whose protein sequence is MSKIIGIDLGTTNSAVAVLEGTESKIIANPEGNRTTPSVVSFKNGEIIVGDAAKRQAVTNPDTVISIKSKMGTSEKVSANGKEYTPQEISAMILQYLKGYAEEYLGEKVTKAVITVPAYFNDAQRQATKDAGKIAGLEVERIVNEPTAAALAYGLDKTDKEEKILVFDLGGGTFDVSILELGDGVFDVLSTAGDNKLGGDDFDQKIIDHLVAEFKKENGIDLSTDKMAMQRLKDAAEKAKKDLSGVTSTQISLPFITAGEAGPLHLEMTLTRAKFDDLTRDLVERTKVPVRQALSDAGLSLSEIDEVILVGGSTRIPAVVEAVKAETGKEPNKSVNPDEVVAMGAAIQGGVITGDVKDVVLLDVTPLSLGIETMGGVFTKLIDRNTTIPTSKSQVFSTAADNQPAVDIHVLQGERPMAADNKTLGRFQLTDIPAAPRGIPQIEVTFDIDKNGIVSVKAKDLGTQKEQTIVIQSNSGLTDEEIDRMMKDAEANAEADKKRKEEVDLRNEVDQAIFATEKTIKETEGKGFDAERDAAQAALDDLKKAQEDNNLDEMKAKLEALNEKAQGLAVKLYEQAAAAQQAQAGAEGAQATGNAGDDVVDGEFTEK, encoded by the coding sequence ATGTCTAAAATTATTGGTATTGACTTAGGTACAACAAACTCAGCAGTTGCAGTTCTTGAAGGAACTGAAAGCAAAATCATCGCAAACCCAGAAGGTAACCGTACAACTCCATCTGTAGTATCATTCAAAAACGGAGAAATCATCGTTGGTGATGCTGCAAAACGTCAAGCAGTAACAAACCCAGATACTGTTATCTCTATCAAATCTAAGATGGGAACTTCTGAAAAAGTTTCTGCAAATGGAAAAGAATACACTCCACAAGAAATCTCAGCTATGATTCTTCAATACTTGAAAGGTTACGCTGAAGAGTACCTTGGTGAAAAAGTAACCAAAGCAGTTATCACAGTTCCAGCTTACTTCAACGATGCTCAACGTCAAGCAACTAAAGACGCTGGTAAAATCGCTGGTCTTGAAGTAGAACGTATCGTCAACGAACCAACTGCAGCAGCTCTTGCTTACGGTTTGGACAAGACTGACAAAGAAGAAAAAATCTTGGTATTCGACCTTGGTGGTGGTACATTTGACGTATCTATCCTTGAATTGGGTGACGGTGTCTTCGATGTATTGTCAACTGCAGGGGACAACAAACTCGGTGGTGACGACTTTGACCAAAAAATTATCGATCACTTAGTAGCAGAATTCAAGAAAGAAAACGGTATTGACTTGTCTACTGACAAGATGGCAATGCAACGTTTGAAAGATGCGGCTGAAAAAGCTAAGAAAGACCTTTCTGGTGTAACTTCAACACAAATCAGCTTGCCATTCATCACTGCAGGTGAGGCTGGACCTCTTCACTTGGAAATGACTTTGACTCGTGCGAAATTTGATGATTTGACTCGTGACCTTGTAGAACGTACAAAAGTTCCAGTTCGTCAAGCCCTTTCAGATGCAGGTTTGAGCTTGTCAGAAATCGACGAAGTTATCCTTGTTGGTGGTTCAACTCGTATCCCAGCCGTTGTAGAAGCTGTGAAAGCTGAAACTGGTAAAGAACCAAACAAATCAGTAAACCCTGATGAAGTGGTTGCTATGGGTGCTGCCATCCAAGGTGGTGTGATCACTGGTGATGTTAAAGACGTTGTCCTTCTTGATGTGACACCATTGTCACTTGGTATCGAAACAATGGGTGGCGTCTTCACAAAACTTATCGATCGCAACACTACTATCCCAACATCTAAATCACAAGTCTTCTCAACTGCAGCAGACAACCAACCAGCCGTTGATATCCACGTTCTTCAAGGTGAACGCCCAATGGCAGCTGATAACAAGACTCTTGGACGCTTCCAATTGACTGATATCCCAGCTGCACCTCGTGGAATTCCTCAAATCGAAGTAACATTTGATATCGACAAGAACGGTATCGTGTCTGTTAAGGCTAAAGATCTTGGAACTCAAAAAGAACAAACTATTGTGATCCAATCTAACTCAGGTTTGACAGACGAAGAAATCGACCGCATGATGAAAGATGCTGAAGCTAACGCTGAAGCAGATAAGAAACGTAAAGAAGAAGTAGACCTTCGTAACGAAGTAGACCAAGCTATCTTTGCGACTGAAAAGACAATCAAGGAAACTGAAGGCAAAGGCTTCGACGCAGAACGTGATGCTGCCCAAGCTGCCCTTGATGACCTTAAAAAAGCTCAAGAAGACAATAACTTGGACGAAATGAAAGCGAAACTTGAAGCATTGAACGAAAAAGCTCAAGGACTTGCTGTTAAACTCTACGAACAAGCCGCTGCAGCCCAACAAGCTCAAGCAGGAGCAGAAGGCGCACAAGCAACAGGAAACGCAGGAGATGACGTCGTAGACGGAGAGTTTACGGAGAAATAG
- the grpE gene encoding nucleotide exchange factor GrpE has product MAQDIKNEEMKEEEVVETTEETTPEKSELDLANERADEFENKYLRAHAEMQNIQRRANEERQNLQRYRSQDLAKAILPSLDNLERALAVEGLTDDVKKGLEMVQESLVYALKEEGIEEIAADGEFDHNYHMAIQTLPADDEHPADTIAQVFQKGYKLHDRILRPAMVVVYN; this is encoded by the coding sequence ATGGCCCAAGATATAAAAAATGAAGAAATGAAAGAAGAGGAAGTTGTGGAAACAACTGAAGAAACAACTCCTGAAAAGTCAGAGTTGGACTTGGCAAATGAACGTGCAGATGAGTTTGAAAATAAATACCTTCGCGCTCATGCAGAAATGCAAAATATTCAACGCCGTGCCAATGAAGAACGTCAAAACTTGCAACGTTATCGTAGCCAAGACCTGGCAAAAGCAATCTTACCATCGCTCGACAACTTAGAACGTGCACTAGCCGTTGAAGGTTTGACAGACGATGTTAAAAAAGGATTGGAGATGGTGCAAGAAAGCTTGGTTTACGCTTTGAAAGAAGAAGGAATCGAAGAAATCGCAGCTGACGGCGAATTTGACCATAACTATCATATGGCCATCCAAACTCTCCCAGCAGATGATGAACATCCAGCAGATACCATCGCCCAAGTCTTTCAAAAAGGCTACAAACTCCATGACCGCATCCTACGCCCAGCCATGGTAGTAGTATATAACTAG
- the dnaJ gene encoding molecular chaperone DnaJ yields MNNTEFYDRLGVSKNASADEIKKAYRKLSKKYHPDINKEPGAEEKYKEVQEAYETLSDDQKRAAYDQYGAAGANGGFGGAGGFGGFDGAGGFGGFEDIFSSFFGGGGASRNPNSPRQGDDLQYRVNLTFEEAIFGTEKEVKYNREASCRTCNGSGAKPGTSPVTCGRCHGAGVINVDTQTPLGMMRRQVTCDVCHGRGKEIKDPCTTCHGTGHEKQAHSVHVKIPAGVETGQQIRLAGQGEAGFNGGPYGDLYVVVSVEASDKFEREGTTIFYKLNLNIVQATLGDTVEIPTVHGDVELVIPEGTQTGKKFRLRGKGAPSLRGGAVGDQYVTVNVVTPTGLNDRQKAALKEFAAAGDLKVNPKKKGFFDHIKDAFEGE; encoded by the coding sequence ATGAACAATACTGAATTTTATGATCGTCTGGGGGTGTCGAAAAACGCTTCGGCAGACGAGATCAAAAAGGCTTATCGTAAGCTTTCGAAAAAATATCACCCAGATATCAACAAGGAGCCTGGCGCTGAGGAAAAATACAAGGAAGTTCAAGAAGCCTATGAGACTTTGAGTGACGACCAAAAACGTGCAGCCTACGACCAGTATGGTGCTGCGGGTGCCAACGGTGGCTTTGGTGGTGCTGGTGGTTTTGGTGGCTTTGACGGAGCAGGTGGCTTCGGTGGTTTTGAAGATATCTTCTCAAGTTTTTTCGGAGGAGGAGGAGCTTCACGCAATCCAAACTCTCCTCGTCAAGGGGATGACCTCCAGTATCGTGTGAACTTAACCTTTGAAGAAGCTATCTTCGGAACGGAAAAAGAAGTTAAATACAATCGTGAAGCCAGCTGTCGTACATGTAATGGCTCTGGTGCTAAGCCAGGGACAAGTCCAGTCACTTGTGGACGCTGTCATGGTGCTGGTGTCATTAACGTCGATACGCAGACTCCTCTTGGTATGATGCGTCGCCAAGTAACCTGTGATGTCTGTCATGGTCGCGGAAAAGAAATCAAAGATCCATGTACAACTTGTCACGGAACAGGGCATGAAAAACAAGCTCATAGCGTACATGTAAAAATCCCTGCTGGTGTGGAAACAGGCCAACAAATCCGCCTCGCTGGTCAAGGTGAAGCAGGCTTTAACGGTGGACCTTACGGGGACTTGTACGTGGTGGTTTCTGTTGAAGCCAGTGATAAATTTGAACGTGAAGGAACAACTATTTTCTACAAGTTAAATCTCAATATTGTCCAAGCAACTCTTGGAGATACTGTGGAAATTCCAACTGTTCATGGAGATGTTGAATTGGTTATCCCAGAAGGAACTCAGACTGGCAAGAAATTCCGTCTACGTGGCAAGGGAGCACCGAGCCTTCGTGGCGGTGCCGTTGGTGACCAATACGTTACTGTCAATGTCGTGACTCCGACAGGTTTGAACGACCGCCAAAAAGCTGCGCTTAAAGAATTCGCAGCTGCAGGTGACTTGAAAGTCAATCCAAAGAAAAAAGGCTTCTTTGACCATATAAAAGATGCCTTTGAAGGAGAATAA